In Massilia violaceinigra, one DNA window encodes the following:
- a CDS encoding LysR family transcriptional regulator translates to MLNLNRLQMFVAIVETGSFTKAAASLDVTKAMLSFNLKRLEGELGVSLLTRTTRRIALTDAGQRFFDSCVQVLSQAEAAIDAARSSHAALTGTLRVTSTAEYGAHMVVPALAAFAQRHEGLKVDFSASPGLADLVSDRFDLALRLGSLRDSTYRAALMERFATVPVASAAYLERHQAPATPQELQALDGIFHTRFEGPLSWTHTASGEIVATTHPRQRIVTDNAAGMRSFALAGAGVAILPEWLVQEDLAAGRLLRLLPGYALPEQGVYAVYPNTRHLPAKVGMFIAFLRDFIAHSRS, encoded by the coding sequence ATGCTGAACCTGAACCGGCTGCAGATGTTCGTTGCTATCGTCGAGACCGGTTCGTTCACGAAGGCCGCGGCCAGCCTCGACGTCACCAAGGCCATGCTGAGCTTCAACCTGAAGCGGCTCGAAGGCGAGCTCGGCGTGTCGCTGCTGACCCGCACCACGCGCCGTATCGCCCTCACCGACGCCGGCCAGCGTTTCTTCGACAGCTGCGTGCAGGTGCTGTCGCAGGCCGAGGCCGCGATCGACGCCGCCCGCAGCAGCCATGCGGCATTGACGGGCACCTTGCGCGTGACCTCGACCGCCGAATACGGCGCGCACATGGTGGTGCCCGCGCTGGCCGCGTTCGCGCAGCGGCACGAAGGATTGAAAGTGGATTTTTCGGCCTCGCCCGGTCTGGCGGATCTGGTATCGGACCGCTTCGACCTGGCCCTGCGTCTTGGCAGCCTGCGCGACTCGACGTATCGGGCGGCGCTGATGGAGCGCTTCGCCACTGTGCCCGTCGCCAGTGCCGCGTACCTCGAACGCCACCAGGCGCCCGCTACGCCGCAAGAGCTGCAAGCACTCGATGGCATCTTCCACACGCGTTTTGAAGGACCGTTAAGCTGGACGCACACGGCCAGCGGCGAGATCGTCGCCACCACGCATCCACGCCAGCGCATCGTCACCGACAACGCCGCCGGCATGCGCAGCTTCGCGCTGGCCGGTGCCGGCGTGGCGATTTTGCCTGAGTGGCTGGTGCAAGAGGATTTGGCTGCAGGACGTCTGCTAAGGCTACTGCCCGGGTATGCGTTGCCCGAACAGGGCGTGTACGCGGTCTATCCGAACACGCGCCATCTGCCGGCCAAGGTGGGAATGTTCATCGCCTTCCTGCGCGACTTCATCGCCCACAGCCGGTCTTAG
- a CDS encoding cupin domain-containing protein, translating to MPHPIINLDQLALQDLPPQYAATGPAAERFAPRMAMIGELIGMRALGCNLTVLAPGKRAFPFHNHRVNEEVFIVVEGCGTIRIGAASYPLRQGDIVACPAGGQETAHQIINTGEVELRYLALSTNKSPEVVEFPDSGKYATLLLDAGGGANTLPQRTVGHIGQSVDYWEGE from the coding sequence ATGCCCCATCCCATCATCAACCTCGATCAGCTGGCGCTGCAAGACTTGCCGCCGCAATATGCAGCCACTGGCCCGGCTGCCGAACGGTTTGCGCCGCGCATGGCCATGATTGGCGAACTGATCGGCATGCGCGCGCTGGGCTGCAACCTGACCGTGCTGGCGCCGGGCAAGCGCGCCTTCCCTTTTCATAACCACAGAGTGAACGAAGAGGTGTTCATCGTTGTCGAAGGGTGTGGAACGATCAGGATCGGGGCCGCGAGCTATCCGCTGCGGCAGGGGGACATTGTTGCCTGTCCGGCGGGCGGGCAGGAGACGGCACATCAAATCATCAATACGGGGGAAGTGGAGTTGCGCTACCTGGCGCTGAGTACGAACAAATCACCGGAAGTGGTGGAATTTCCCGATTCGGGGAAGTATGCGACACTGCTGCTCGATGCAGGCGGCGGTGCAAACACCTTGCCACAACGGACAGTGGGCCACATTGGCCAATCGGTCGACTACTGGGAAGGAGAATGA
- a CDS encoding alpha/beta hydrolase produces MKATLALTLLAASLSTAHAASLPGVERNTAQFLKAIEGGKPLNQMTPEEARAVLVGAQAGSKVALAPADVSQKTVTLDGKPVQLTIVLPAGAKGKIPAFMFFHGGGWVLGDYPTHERLVRDLVAGSGAAAVFVNYTPSPEAGYGVAVKQAYAATRWVAENGDAINVDGKRLAVAGNSVGGNMAAVVSLMAKDQGAPKLRAQVLMWPVTDANFDTPSYKQFADGHFLTRDLMVWFWDHYTKDAGARKEIYASPLQATSAQLQGLPPTLIQTAEFDVLRDEGEAYARKLDAAGVEVKSVRYNGMIHDFGLLNALATLPGTRSALEQASQELKLRLK; encoded by the coding sequence ATGAAAGCCACCCTCGCCCTGACCCTGCTCGCCGCCTCGCTGTCGACCGCCCACGCGGCCAGCCTCCCCGGCGTCGAACGCAACACCGCGCAATTTCTGAAAGCGATCGAAGGCGGCAAGCCGCTCAACCAGATGACGCCGGAAGAAGCGCGCGCCGTGCTGGTCGGGGCGCAGGCGGGCAGCAAGGTGGCGCTGGCGCCGGCCGATGTGAGCCAAAAAACCGTCACCCTCGACGGCAAGCCGGTCCAGCTGACCATCGTGCTCCCGGCAGGGGCCAAGGGCAAGATCCCGGCTTTCATGTTCTTCCACGGCGGCGGCTGGGTGCTGGGCGACTATCCGACCCACGAGCGCCTGGTGCGCGACCTGGTGGCCGGCTCCGGCGCGGCGGCGGTGTTCGTCAACTACACGCCGTCGCCCGAAGCGGGCTACGGGGTGGCGGTCAAGCAAGCGTATGCGGCGACCCGCTGGGTGGCCGAGAACGGCGATGCGATCAACGTCGACGGCAAGCGCCTGGCGGTGGCCGGCAACAGCGTGGGCGGCAACATGGCGGCGGTGGTCAGCCTGATGGCCAAGGATCAGGGTGCACCCAAGCTGCGCGCCCAGGTGCTGATGTGGCCCGTGACCGATGCGAACTTCGATACGCCGTCGTACAAGCAGTTCGCCGACGGTCACTTTTTGACCCGCGACCTGATGGTCTGGTTCTGGGACCACTACACCAAGGACGCCGGCGCCCGCAAGGAAATCTACGCATCGCCCCTGCAAGCGACCAGCGCGCAACTGCAAGGCCTGCCGCCGACGCTGATCCAGACTGCGGAATTCGACGTGCTGCGCGATGAAGGCGAAGCGTATGCCCGCAAGCTCGACGCGGCTGGTGTGGAGGTCAAGAGCGTGCGCTACAACGGCATGATCCACGACTTCGGGCTGCTCAACGCGCTGGCGACTTTGCCGGGTACCCGCAGCGCGCTCGAGCAGGCATCGCAGGAACTGAAGCTGCGTCTTAAATAA
- a CDS encoding alpha/beta fold hydrolase translates to MKAINTIALALSITAAAAATPALAAPASVATVKPTVILVHGAFADAGSWNGVAAKLRADGYSVIGAANPLRSVKGDAAVVSDIVKSVKGPVVLVGHSYGGAVISTAANGNPNVKSLVYVAAFAPDQGETALELSGRFPGGTLGQALAEPVAIAGGGKDFYIQQDKFHQQFAADVPKADAQLMAVAQRPIAEAALTEASGAPAWKNLPSYFIYGTGDKNIPAAALGFMAERAKSRKTVEIKGASHVVMTSNPAAVARLIEDAAQAK, encoded by the coding sequence ATGAAAGCCATCAACACCATCGCCCTCGCCCTGTCGATCACCGCCGCCGCGGCAGCCACCCCGGCACTGGCCGCGCCAGCGTCGGTCGCCACCGTCAAGCCGACTGTCATCCTGGTGCACGGCGCCTTTGCCGACGCCGGCAGCTGGAACGGCGTGGCCGCCAAGCTGCGCGCCGATGGCTACAGCGTGATCGGCGCGGCCAACCCGCTGCGCAGCGTCAAAGGCGACGCCGCCGTGGTGTCCGATATCGTCAAGAGCGTCAAGGGCCCGGTGGTGCTGGTCGGTCACTCCTACGGCGGCGCCGTGATCTCGACCGCCGCCAACGGCAACCCGAACGTGAAAAGCCTGGTTTATGTAGCGGCTTTCGCTCCCGACCAGGGCGAGACGGCGCTCGAACTGTCCGGCCGCTTCCCCGGCGGCACCCTGGGCCAGGCGCTGGCCGAACCGGTCGCCATCGCCGGCGGCGGCAAGGACTTCTACATCCAGCAGGACAAGTTTCACCAGCAGTTCGCCGCTGATGTACCGAAAGCCGATGCCCAGCTGATGGCAGTAGCCCAGCGCCCGATCGCCGAAGCCGCGCTGACCGAAGCGTCCGGCGCCCCGGCCTGGAAGAACCTGCCGTCGTACTTCATCTACGGCACCGGCGACAAGAACATTCCGGCCGCCGCCCTCGGCTTCATGGCCGAACGCGCCAAGTCGCGCAAAACCGTTGAAATCAAGGGCGCTTCGCACGTCGTGATGACCTCGAACCCGGCTGCCGTTGCCCGCCTGATCGAAGACGCAGCCCAGGCCAAGTAA
- a CDS encoding MarR family winged helix-turn-helix transcriptional regulator, which produces MDDKQTPNNEVPQLDGQLCFSLYSTSLAMSKLYRKLLRKLGLTYSQYLVLMVLWEQNELTVSEIGERLFLDSATLTPLLKRMEQAELLTRIRAASDERQVIISLTEAGSLLREDAKKFPSQLLCAVGCELDQVVSIKQQLDVLRSNLNKNT; this is translated from the coding sequence ATGGACGACAAACAAACACCGAATAACGAAGTCCCCCAGCTCGATGGCCAGTTGTGCTTCTCGCTGTACTCGACTTCCCTGGCGATGAGCAAGCTGTACCGCAAGTTGCTGCGCAAGCTCGGGTTGACGTACTCGCAGTACCTGGTGTTGATGGTGCTGTGGGAACAGAATGAGTTGACGGTGTCGGAAATTGGCGAGCGCCTGTTCCTGGACTCGGCAACCCTGACTCCCCTGCTCAAGCGGATGGAACAGGCTGAACTGCTGACCCGCATCCGCGCCGCCAGCGATGAACGCCAGGTGATCATCTCGCTGACCGAAGCAGGGAGCCTTCTGCGGGAAGATGCGAAGAAATTTCCGTCGCAGCTGTTGTGCGCCGTTGGTTGTGAGTTGGACCAGGTCGTCAGCATCAAGCAGCAGCTCGACGTACTGCGCAGTAATCTGAACAAGAACACGTAG
- the rsmI gene encoding 16S rRNA (cytidine(1402)-2'-O)-methyltransferase translates to MTEFQTTPIAQLPVIGEAAHQSYPTATLYIVATPIGNVTDISVRALHVLSLVDAVACEDTRNTGNLLTRFGLSRPMIAAHQHNEREVADKLIARLQAGERIALVSDAGTPGVSDPGARIVDAVRSAGLRVVPVPGASAAVTALSASGLVNDQFYFVGFLPAKAKQRETVLQKLLTVGATMVFYEAPHRILDCVEALTGVFEPARQVVFARELTKLFEEIHRCPLSEALEWVKADAHREKGEYVVLLEGAQAEGDAEEAEAERILNILLAECSVKQAANLTAQITGRKKNALYDRALEIKGQQD, encoded by the coding sequence ATGACAGAATTCCAGACCACTCCGATCGCTCAGCTTCCCGTCATCGGCGAGGCGGCGCATCAGTCCTATCCTACAGCAACCCTGTATATCGTGGCTACTCCCATCGGCAACGTCACCGACATCAGCGTGCGCGCTTTGCACGTGCTCTCGCTGGTCGACGCGGTCGCCTGCGAGGACACCCGCAACACCGGCAACCTGCTGACCCGCTTCGGCCTGTCGCGCCCGATGATCGCCGCGCACCAGCACAATGAACGCGAAGTGGCCGACAAGCTGATCGCGCGCCTGCAGGCCGGCGAGCGCATCGCGCTGGTGTCGGATGCGGGCACGCCGGGCGTGTCCGACCCGGGGGCGCGCATCGTCGACGCGGTGCGCAGCGCCGGCTTGCGCGTGGTGCCGGTGCCGGGCGCCTCGGCGGCGGTGACGGCGCTGTCGGCCAGCGGTTTGGTCAACGACCAGTTCTATTTTGTGGGCTTCTTGCCGGCCAAGGCCAAGCAGCGCGAAACCGTCCTGCAAAAACTGCTGACGGTCGGCGCGACCATGGTGTTCTACGAAGCGCCGCACCGCATTCTTGATTGTGTGGAAGCGTTGACCGGCGTGTTCGAGCCGGCGCGCCAGGTGGTGTTCGCGCGCGAGCTGACCAAGCTGTTCGAAGAAATCCACCGCTGTCCCTTGTCGGAGGCGCTGGAATGGGTCAAGGCCGACGCGCACCGCGAAAAGGGCGAGTACGTGGTGCTGCTCGAAGGCGCACAGGCCGAGGGCGATGCCGAGGAAGCCGAGGCCGAGCGCATCCTGAATATCCTGCTGGCTGAGTGTTCGGTCAAGCAGGCCGCCAACCTGACGGCGCAAATTACCGGGCGCAAGAAGAATGCCCTGTACGACCGCGCGCTCGAGATCAAAGGCCAGCAAGACTGA
- a CDS encoding penicillin-binding protein activator: MLIKSLKGLFAVSALAMLSACSTPCDRPGGLCAPIEPNTSVVPAQPRAPEIQEPVVPEAEVETMPVDAPPGAVAANPRAADLPAPVPAAGPATRIGLLLPTRSDGLGPPAGALRAGFMAAYERDRSGFVVNLIETGDSPQEVLAAYTEALGQNDIVVGPLARSAVSAIAAAGVGVSKPTLALNHPEGRATHAALPHNMLVMGLSIEDEARQVAQWAASEHPGARALVVSGANAWQRRIASAFAAQWKQLGNQSQTVELAASNGYLSESGIYQLKGRVDTEMPTLLFTALDADQLRQVRASLGSNVPVYGTSSVNPGTEPGTALAELDGVRLLDLPWEVQPDHPAVMVYPRWNASRRTLDLDRLYALGIDAFRVAREITLHPGASFTMDGVTGKLSVSFGNGPARFERVQPTAVYQGGSFKPSDSVN, translated from the coding sequence ATGCTGATTAAAAGTCTGAAGGGCCTGTTCGCCGTTAGCGCGCTCGCGATGCTGAGTGCCTGCAGCACGCCCTGCGACAGGCCGGGGGGATTGTGCGCGCCTATCGAGCCAAACACAAGTGTCGTGCCGGCGCAGCCGCGCGCGCCCGAGATCCAGGAACCGGTCGTGCCGGAAGCCGAGGTTGAAACCATGCCGGTCGACGCGCCTCCGGGAGCCGTGGCCGCCAACCCGCGCGCGGCGGACTTGCCTGCCCCGGTGCCGGCCGCCGGCCCGGCCACCCGCATCGGCCTGCTGCTGCCGACCCGTTCCGATGGACTCGGTCCGCCGGCAGGCGCCTTGCGCGCCGGTTTCATGGCCGCCTACGAACGCGACCGCAGCGGATTCGTGGTCAACCTGATCGAAACCGGCGACAGCCCGCAGGAAGTGCTGGCCGCCTACACCGAGGCGCTGGGGCAGAACGATATCGTGGTCGGTCCTTTGGCGCGCTCGGCGGTAAGCGCCATCGCGGCCGCCGGCGTGGGGGTGAGCAAGCCGACCCTGGCCCTGAACCATCCGGAAGGACGCGCCACCCACGCGGCCCTGCCGCACAATATGCTGGTCATGGGCCTGTCGATCGAAGACGAAGCACGCCAGGTGGCGCAGTGGGCCGCCAGCGAGCATCCGGGCGCGCGTGCGCTGGTCGTGTCCGGCGCAAATGCCTGGCAGCGCCGCATCGCCAGTGCGTTCGCGGCCCAGTGGAAGCAGCTGGGCAACCAGTCGCAGACCGTGGAACTGGCGGCCTCGAACGGCTACCTGAGCGAATCGGGCATTTACCAGCTGAAAGGCCGGGTCGATACCGAGATGCCGACCCTGCTGTTTACCGCGCTCGACGCCGACCAGCTGCGCCAGGTGCGCGCCTCGCTCGGCAGCAACGTGCCGGTCTACGGCACCTCGTCGGTCAATCCGGGCACGGAACCGGGCACCGCGCTGGCCGAACTGGACGGCGTGCGCCTGCTCGACCTGCCGTGGGAAGTGCAGCCCGACCATCCCGCGGTGATGGTATATCCGCGCTGGAACGCCAGCCGCCGCACGCTCGACCTCGACCGCCTGTATGCACTGGGCATCGATGCCTTCCGCGTGGCGCGCGAAATCACCCTGCACCCCGGCGCGTCGTTCACCATGGATGGGGTGACGGGCAAGCTGTCGGTCAGCTTCGGCAACGGTCCGGCGCGCTTCGAGCGGGTCCAGCCGACCGCGGTGTATCAGGGCGGCAGCTTCAAGCCGTCTGACAGCGTGAACTGA
- a CDS encoding YraN family protein, protein MWPARLSGKQRQGQLWEQTALAYLQRQGLRLVEANYRCRGGEIDLIVRDGEALVFVEVRQRASSSHGGAAASITPAKVRRMVCAAQTYLLRFAHLPPCRFDVVAIDGEQLDWLRDAIQL, encoded by the coding sequence ATGTGGCCGGCCCGGCTCAGCGGCAAGCAGCGCCAGGGCCAGCTGTGGGAGCAGACGGCACTGGCGTATCTGCAGCGCCAGGGCTTGCGCCTGGTGGAAGCGAACTACCGCTGCCGGGGCGGCGAAATCGACCTGATCGTGCGCGACGGCGAGGCGCTGGTGTTCGTCGAAGTGCGCCAGCGCGCCAGCAGCAGTCACGGCGGCGCGGCCGCCAGCATCACGCCCGCCAAAGTGCGGCGCATGGTGTGCGCCGCCCAGACCTATCTGCTGCGCTTTGCGCACCTGCCGCCATGCCGCTTCGACGTGGTGGCCATCGACGGCGAACAGCTCGACTGGCTGCGCGACGCCATCCAGTTGTAA
- a CDS encoding phosphoheptose isomerase has translation MNTQRILAHFHESAELKIQAASALAQPISQAIELMFFALSNGNKILACGNGGSAADCQHFAAELVGRFERERFPLPALALTTDTSIMTAVGNDYSYREIFSKQVQAFGQAGDVLLAISTSGNSANVIAAVEAALEREMRIVALTGKDGGALGKMLTDADVHICVPHARTARIQEVHLVTIHCICDGIDVALFGGDVNE, from the coding sequence ATGAATACTCAACGCATCCTCGCTCACTTCCACGAAAGCGCCGAACTCAAGATTCAGGCGGCTTCTGCCCTGGCCCAACCTATCTCGCAGGCGATCGAACTGATGTTCTTCGCCTTGTCGAATGGAAACAAGATTCTTGCCTGCGGCAATGGCGGGTCGGCCGCCGACTGCCAGCACTTCGCGGCCGAGCTGGTGGGCCGCTTCGAGCGCGAGCGCTTTCCGCTGCCGGCGCTGGCGCTGACCACCGATACCTCGATCATGACGGCGGTGGGCAACGATTACAGCTACCGCGAGATTTTCTCGAAGCAGGTGCAAGCCTTCGGCCAGGCCGGCGACGTGCTGCTGGCCATTTCCACCTCGGGCAACTCGGCCAACGTGATTGCCGCGGTCGAAGCGGCGCTGGAGCGCGAAATGCGCATCGTGGCGCTGACCGGCAAGGATGGCGGCGCGCTCGGCAAGATGCTGACCGATGCCGACGTGCATATCTGCGTGCCGCACGCGCGCACCGCGCGCATCCAGGAAGTCCATCTGGTGACCATACACTGCATTTGCGACGGCATCGATGTCGCCCTGTTCGGAGGAGATGTGAATGAATGA
- a CDS encoding BON domain-containing protein, with protein MNDSSLRMMRPLAKAAVCVALLGSLQGCVGLFVGGAVAGAVATADRRTLGAQADDKAIALKAEMRLPKITGEDVHINVNSFNRKVLLTGEVRDEAMKAAVEREVNNVDGVMMVINELEVGSPATYTSRSSDALITTKVKASLVDMKTISATSFKVITERGTVFLMGRVTQREGQIGADVARGVSGVKKVVKVLEYISEDERNAISPRSSSVQL; from the coding sequence ATGAATGATTCCAGTCTGCGCATGATGCGCCCGCTCGCGAAAGCGGCCGTCTGCGTCGCCTTGCTGGGCAGCCTGCAAGGCTGCGTCGGCCTGTTCGTGGGCGGCGCCGTTGCCGGCGCCGTGGCCACGGCCGACCGCCGCACGCTCGGCGCCCAGGCCGACGACAAGGCGATTGCGCTCAAGGCCGAGATGCGCTTGCCGAAAATCACCGGCGAAGATGTGCACATCAATGTCAACAGCTTCAACCGCAAGGTACTGCTGACCGGCGAAGTGCGCGACGAAGCGATGAAGGCGGCGGTCGAGCGCGAAGTGAACAACGTCGATGGCGTGATGATGGTGATTAACGAACTCGAAGTCGGTTCGCCCGCCACCTACACCTCGCGTTCGAGCGACGCGCTGATCACCACCAAGGTCAAGGCCAGCCTGGTGGACATGAAGACCATTTCGGCAACCTCGTTCAAGGTCATCACCGAGCGCGGTACCGTGTTCCTGATGGGCCGCGTGACCCAGCGCGAAGGCCAGATCGGCGCCGATGTGGCGCGCGGCGTTTCCGGCGTGAAAAAAGTGGTCAAAGTGCTGGAATACATCAGCGAAGACGAGCGCAACGCGATCTCGCCGCGCTCCTCGTCGGTCCAGTTGTAG
- a CDS encoding TlpA family protein disulfide reductase, which produces MSTQTPSRSSWLKPALIGAAVLAIAVAGYASLARSTPAPDVTFIDIKGNKISSQNLRGKVFMVNFWATSCATCVKEMPQMVETYNKFKGEGMEFIAVAMKYDPPNYVLSYAETRQLPFTVALDSAGDIAKAYGDVTLTPTTFVIDKEGKIIKRYVGEPDFQALHKLLQKTIAG; this is translated from the coding sequence ATGTCCACCCAGACCCCGTCCCGTTCTTCCTGGCTCAAACCGGCGCTCATCGGCGCGGCCGTGCTGGCCATTGCCGTCGCCGGCTACGCCTCGCTGGCGCGCAGTACCCCGGCGCCGGACGTGACCTTCATCGACATCAAGGGTAACAAGATCAGCTCGCAAAACTTGCGCGGCAAGGTGTTCATGGTCAATTTCTGGGCCACCTCGTGCGCCACCTGCGTCAAGGAAATGCCGCAGATGGTCGAGACTTACAACAAGTTCAAGGGCGAGGGCATGGAGTTCATCGCCGTGGCGATGAAGTACGACCCGCCCAACTACGTGCTCAGTTACGCCGAAACGCGCCAGTTGCCGTTCACGGTGGCGCTCGACAGCGCCGGCGATATTGCCAAGGCATATGGGGACGTGACCCTGACGCCGACCACGTTCGTGATCGATAAAGAGGGCAAGATCATCAAGCGCTACGTGGGCGAACCCGATTTCCAGGCGCTGCATAAGCTGCTGCAAAAGACGATCGCGGGATAA
- a CDS encoding DUF3034 family protein, whose protein sequence is MARLGGLFLVANLAVGGAYGQGRPDMGKLSATGGVSQLEGAGGGGLTPWALITGYGSRDSWGANAHYTGVRTQDYTLDTAGIAVGLADRVELSLARQHFKGSLAPLDRLSIKQDILGVKVKLAGDAVYGQDVFLPQIAVGALHKRNKGVGGLGALGVTNVTQLGAKDDSGTDVYVAATKILLQQSLLLNATVRATKANQMGLLGFGGDKGDSYKAMLEVSAAYMVDRQMVAGVEYRRKPHNLGADNEKAYYDVFVAWFPSKHVSVTAAYAVLGDITVFNPKRQRGAYLSVQTGF, encoded by the coding sequence ATGGCGCGTTTGGGTGGCTTGTTCTTGGTGGCAAATCTGGCAGTGGGTGGAGCGTACGGACAGGGCCGGCCCGACATGGGCAAGCTGAGCGCGACGGGCGGTGTCAGCCAGCTCGAAGGGGCCGGCGGCGGCGGCCTGACGCCGTGGGCCCTGATCACCGGCTACGGCAGCCGCGACAGCTGGGGCGCGAACGCGCACTACACCGGCGTGCGCACCCAGGATTACACGCTCGACACGGCCGGAATTGCCGTCGGGCTGGCCGACCGGGTCGAATTGTCGCTGGCGCGGCAGCACTTCAAGGGCAGCCTGGCGCCGCTCGACCGGCTCAGCATCAAGCAGGATATCCTGGGAGTGAAGGTGAAACTGGCGGGCGACGCCGTCTACGGGCAGGATGTGTTTCTGCCGCAGATCGCCGTCGGTGCGCTGCACAAGCGCAACAAGGGCGTGGGCGGGCTGGGGGCGCTGGGCGTGACCAATGTGACGCAGCTGGGCGCCAAGGATGACAGCGGCACCGATGTGTACGTGGCCGCGACCAAGATACTGCTGCAGCAGAGCCTGCTGCTCAACGCCACCGTGCGCGCGACCAAGGCTAATCAGATGGGTTTGCTGGGTTTCGGCGGCGACAAGGGCGACTCCTACAAGGCGATGCTGGAAGTGTCGGCCGCGTACATGGTGGACCGCCAGATGGTGGCCGGCGTGGAATACCGCCGCAAGCCGCATAACCTGGGCGCGGACAATGAAAAGGCGTATTACGACGTGTTCGTCGCCTGGTTCCCGAGCAAGCATGTGTCGGTGACGGCGGCGTATGCGGTGCTGGGGGACATCACGGTGTTCAATCCGAAACGCCAGAGAGGCGCGTATTTGTCGGTACAGACGGGGTTTTGA
- a CDS encoding sigma-70 family RNA polymerase sigma factor — translation MSTDVNPLDPQQLRIWLLAAGKRDGGAFRSLYDATSPKLFGFALRILHKRELAEEVLQESYVAIWNNAANYQSHLAAPMTWMATIVRNKAFDHLRRSDVSVEIDAEQFDSEVMNALQDPQATPIEALQMSGDAKALAWCMSALEGMHRQVVALAYYHDLSHSEVAEQMKLPVGTVKTWIRRSLEKLRTCLAKREQT, via the coding sequence GTGTCCACCGACGTCAACCCGCTCGACCCCCAGCAACTGAGAATCTGGCTCCTGGCCGCCGGCAAACGCGATGGCGGCGCCTTCCGTTCTCTCTACGATGCAACTTCTCCGAAACTGTTTGGCTTCGCGCTGCGTATATTGCACAAGCGCGAGCTCGCTGAAGAGGTTTTACAAGAGAGCTATGTCGCGATCTGGAACAATGCCGCCAACTACCAGAGCCATCTTGCAGCGCCGATGACCTGGATGGCGACCATTGTCCGGAACAAGGCTTTCGACCACCTCCGGCGCAGCGACGTCTCGGTTGAAATCGATGCGGAACAGTTTGATAGTGAAGTCATGAATGCTCTACAGGATCCGCAAGCGACGCCGATCGAGGCCTTGCAAATGAGTGGCGATGCGAAAGCGCTGGCGTGGTGCATGTCCGCGCTGGAAGGGATGCATCGCCAGGTCGTTGCGCTGGCCTATTACCACGACCTGTCGCACAGCGAAGTGGCCGAGCAGATGAAACTACCAGTCGGAACCGTGAAAACCTGGATCAGGCGCAGTCTTGAAAAACTGCGCACCTGCCTCGCGAAACGGGAGCAAACATGA
- a CDS encoding anti-sigma factor produces MNIRHNIVLRQKLAAEYVLGTLRGGARRRFEGWLHQDADLRNITAQWQQRLAPMAEFAGDVQPPKSVWSGIERRLKLKPSAAAGWRFWLNENLAFWRSLGMVSTAMAALLLVVVLTNRPVDAPVISYVATLSDDKAQTAMVLTADRKHRALDARVVGGDLVAADKSLHLWAVPKSGKPRSLGVLADNRGKFALPDNAISDDVAVLAVTLEPKGGSPDPNGPTGPIVYKGHWVRL; encoded by the coding sequence ATGAACATCCGACATAACATCGTCCTGCGCCAGAAACTGGCGGCGGAATACGTGCTGGGCACGCTCAGGGGCGGCGCGCGGCGCCGTTTCGAGGGCTGGCTGCACCAGGATGCGGACCTGCGCAACATCACCGCGCAGTGGCAGCAGCGCCTGGCGCCCATGGCCGAATTCGCCGGCGACGTGCAACCGCCGAAAAGCGTGTGGAGCGGCATCGAACGGCGCCTGAAGCTCAAGCCGAGCGCAGCTGCCGGCTGGCGCTTCTGGCTCAATGAAAACCTGGCGTTCTGGCGCAGCCTGGGCATGGTCTCGACCGCGATGGCGGCCTTGCTGCTGGTGGTGGTGCTGACCAATCGTCCGGTCGATGCGCCGGTGATTTCCTACGTGGCCACGCTGAGCGACGACAAGGCGCAAACCGCCATGGTGCTCACCGCCGACCGCAAGCACCGCGCGCTCGATGCGCGGGTGGTGGGCGGCGACCTGGTTGCGGCGGACAAGAGCCTGCATCTGTGGGCGGTGCCCAAGTCGGGCAAGCCGCGCTCGCTGGGCGTGCTGGCCGACAACCGGGGCAAGTTCGCCTTGCCGGATAACGCGATCAGCGATGATGTCGCGGTGCTGGCGGTGACGCTGGAGCCGAAAGGCGGCTCGCCGGACCCGAACGGGCCGACCGGACCGATTGTGTATAAAGGTCATTGGGTGAGGTTGTAA